The following nucleotide sequence is from Thermostaphylospora chromogena.
CCGCGCTGACGTAGCGGTCGCCGTTCAGCAGCCGGGACACCGTTCCCCGGGATACCCCCGCGGCCGCCGCCACATCGCGGATGGTGGGCCGTTTCATGGCTGAATTGTCTCCCCGCCCCATGCTCTCCCGCCCGGTGATGTCTGGCTCCTTTCGCCGGCTACGCCTTCACCGACCCGCTGGACAGGTCCGCACGCCAGTAGCGCTGCATGGTCAGGAACAACGCGATCAGCGGGATGAGCGAGATCATCGCCCCCGTGATGATCAGGTTATACAACGACGGCTGGTTCGCACCCGCGGCCAGCAGCGTGTAGAGCCCGACCGTGAGGGGGAACTTCTGGTCGTCGCCGAGCATGATGAACGGCAGCAGGAAGTTGTTCCAGATCGCCACGAACTGGAACAGGAAGATCGTCACCATGCCCGGCACCATCAGCGGCAGGGCGACCCTGCGCAGCGTCAGCCAGTGGCCCGCGCCGTCGATCCTGGCCGCCTCCAGCAGTGAGTCCGGCACCGCCGCGGTGGCGTAGATCCGCGCCAGGTAGATGCTGTAGGGGTGGAGGATCTGCGGCAGCAGCACCGACCAGTAGGTGTCGGCCAGGCCGATCCGGGAGAACAGCAGGTACTGCGGGATGGCGAGCACGACCGCCGGCACGAGGACGCCGCCGATCAGGATGTTGAAGATCAGGTTGCGGCCCGGGAAGCGGTACTTCGCCAGCGCGTACCCCGACACCGCCGACACGGCGGTGGACAGCAGCGCGCCGCCTCCGGCGTACAGGATGGTGTTGAGCATCCACAGCCAGAAGACGCCGTCCCGGTAGGCCGCGAGATCGGCGATGTTGGACAGCAGGCCGGTGCCGGGGGCGAAGGCCGCGGTGGTGAACAGCTCCGCCCGCGACTTGGTGGCGGCGACCACCACCCAGCTCACCGGGAACAGGCAGTAGACCGCACCGAGCAGCAGGATCACGGTGGGTCCGACGCCGAGCGGACCGCGCCGCCGCAGGACGCGATGTGTCGCCGCGGACATGGCCATCAGCCCTCCCCGAAGGCGCGGTTGCGCACCACGCGCAGGAATCCGAACGACAGGATGAGCGAGACGCCGGCGATCACGATCGACGTCGCGGCGGCGGAGTACAGGTCGCCGGTGACGAACGCGTCCCGGTAGACCTTCATCAACGGACTCCAGGTCGAGCTGATCGTGTTGGTCAGCGGCCGGAGCGCGGTCGGCTCGGTGAAGACCTGGATCGTGGCGATGATCGAGAAGACGGTGGTGAGGATGATCGCCGGGGTCAGGATCGGGATCTTGATGCGCAGCGCGATCTGCAGCTCGCTCGCGCCGTCGATGCGGGCCGCCTCGTAGTAGGAACGCGGGACGGCGCGCAGCGTGGTGTAGAGCACGAGCATGTTGAACCCGACACCGCCCCAGATCGCCACGTTCGCCATGGAGAACACGACGGTGCCCGAACCGAGCAGGTCGATCTCGATCACCTTGGTGATCGGGCTGAGGCTGGGCAGGTAGAGGAACCCCCACAGCAGCGTGGCGACCACACCGGGCACCGCGTACGGCAGGAAGATGGCGATCCGGGAGAAGCGCGCCAGCCGTACGTGCGCGGAGTCCAGCAGCAGGGCGAACAGCAGGGCCAGTCCGAGCATGACGACCAGCACGAGCGTCCCGTAGCCGAGCACCCGCAGCCATCCCGCCCACAGTTCGGCGTCGCCGATCGCGGCGACGTAGTTGTCCAGCCCGACGAAGACCTCCTGCCGCGACCCCTTGCCCAGGCCCAGCCCGGACACCTTGATCTTGCGCAGGCTCAGGTAGACCGTGTAGCCGACCGGAACGGCGGTGAAGAGCGTGAACAGCACCACCGCCGGGGTGAGGAAGAGGTAGGGGGCGGCGCTCACCCGGTGAGCGCCGCCGCGTCCCCGGCGCTGCCTGCCCGTCGGCCGTCCGCCGTCGGGTTTCCGCGGAGCCGTGGTGTTCATTGCGCGAGCTGGAACCCGGAATTCCGCATGTCGGCGACTGCGGCCTCTTGCACGGAGTTCAGCGCCTCGGTGAAGGAGGACTTCTCCTGCACGGCCTTGTCGAAGGCGTTCTTGAAGGCGTCGTAGGCGACGTTGACGTTCGGGCCGAAGGTGAAGCCGCGCGCGGTCGCCGCGACCTCCGAGGCCTGCTTCCAGAAGTCGGGCTGGTTCTCGAAGTACTCGGGGGCCTCGGTCAGCGCCTCCGAGCCCTTGGTCGCGGCGGGATAGACGGCCGCCTCCTCGACCAGCAGCTTCAGCGCCTCGGGATCGGTGTTCAGCCACGTGGCGAACTTCACGGCCGCCGCCTTGTGGGGCGACTTCGCGGCGACGGCGGTGGAGGAGCCGCCCCAGAAGCCGCTGTAGTTCTCACCCTCGTTCCACTGCGGCAGCGGCGCGACCGCCCACTTGCCCTTGCCGTCGGGGGCGTTGGTGGACAGCGTGCCCGGCGCCCACACCGCCGACGGCCAGGTCAGCAGCGTGCCGTCGTTGAGTGCCTTGTTCCACTCGGGGGTGAAGTACGGCTGGTCGTCGATGACGCCCTCCTTGACCAGTCCGCCCCAGTACTCGGCGACCTTGGTGGTGGCGGCGTCGTTGATGTTGACCTTCCAGGCGTCACCGGAGATCGACCACCACTGGCCGCCCGCCTGCTGCGCCAGGCCGGCGAAGGAGCCGGGGTCCTTGCTGGAGAACGTGCCGAGGTAGACCTTGGGGTCCTTCTTGCGCACCGTGCGCGCGGCCTCGGCGTACTCCTCCCACGTCTTGGGCACCTCGATGCCGTACTTGTCGAACAGGTCCTTGCGGTAGTAGAGCATCATCGGGCCGCTGTCCTGCGGGATGCCGTAGACCGAGTCGGTGCCCAGGGTGACGAGGTTCCACAGCCCGTCGCTGAACTCGCCCTTCAGTGAGGCGGCCTCCTCGGTCAGGTCGGCCACGGCCTCGGCGGCGACGAAGGACGGCAGCATCTGGTACTCCGCCTGCACCAGATCCGGCGGGTTTCCCGCCTTGGCGGCGGTGAGGAACTTGGCCGCGGCGTCGTCCCCACCCGCCTGCTTGTTCACGGTGACCTGGATGTCGGGGTTGGCGGCGTTCCAGACCTCCGCGATCTTGTCCATGTTGGGGGCCCAGGTCCAGTACGTCAGCGTGACGGGACCCGCGGAGGTCGAATTCTCCTCCTCAGAGGAGGTGGAGCCGTCCGAGCCGCCGGAGCATCCGGCGAGTACGACAGCGAGCATCGCTGCCGTCACGGCTGCGAGCCGGGTTCTCGTCATACGTCCCTCCGAAGGGTCGCGTCCGTTCTGTGAACGGTCACAGACTGAAATCCTGGTGACTCGGTGTCAATGGCCGTTACTACCTTGTTAAATTCGGCGGCGACTTCACGAAATGTCTGATGTGTTCTACTGTGCACGTTCACAGAGCATCGCGACACTTGGGGGGAGCCTCGTTGCCCGGATATCCCGTCCTTCCCGAGGGCATCGCCTACGGCGGCGACTACAACCCGGAGCAGTGGCCGGAGGAGGTCTGGCACGAGGACGTGCGGCTCATGCGCGAAGCCGGGGTGAACCTCGTCAGCCTCGGCATCTTCAACTGGGGCCTGATCGAACCCGCCGAAGGCGAGTACGACTTCAGCACGCTCGATCGCGTCATCGACCTGCTCCACGGGGCGGGCATCTTCATCGACCTGGCCACCCCCACGTCCTCGCCCCCCGTCTGGTTCCGCAACCGCTATCCCGGCTCCCGCCTGGTCGACCGCGAGGGCCGCGTGATCGCCGGCGGATCCCGGCACAGCTTCTGCCCCAGCTCACCCGAGTACGCCGCGGCCTCCGCCCGCGTCGCCGAACGGCTCGCCGAGCGGTACGGCGAGCACCCCGCCGTGGTGATGTGGCACGTGCACAACGAGTACGGCTGGGCCAACGCCGCCTGCTACTGCGAGACCTCCGCCGAGGCGTTCCGCGCCTGGCTGCGCGAACGGCACGGCGACATCGACCGGTTGAACGCCGCATGGGGCACCACCTTCTGGGGGCTCACCTACGGCTCCTTCGACGAGGTCGAACCGCCCCGCCTCGGCCCCGCCGGCCAGCTCACCGGCCTGCAACTGGACTACATGCGCTTCTCGGTAGAAGCCCACATCGCCAACTTCCGCCGCGAACGCGACATCATCCGCCGCCACAGCGACCGGCCGGTCACCACCAACTTCATGATCCCCAATTGCAAGCCGATGGATTACTGGCGGTGGGCCGACGAAGTGGACGTCGTCGCCAACGACCACTACCTCGACGCCGCCCGCACCGACCCGCACATCGAGCTCTCCATGGCCGCCGACCTCACCCGGTCCGTCGCGGGCGGACGGCCGTGGATGCTGATGGAGCACTCCACCGGCGCGGTCAACTGGCAGCCGCGCAACCTCGCCAAGAGGCCGGGGGAGATGCGCCGCAACAGCCTCGCCCACGTGGCCCGCGGCTCGGACTCGGTGATGTTCTTCCAGTGGCGCGCCTCCCGTCAGGGGGCGGAGAAGTTCCACTCGGCGATGGTGCCGCACGCCGGCACCGACTCCGACATCTGGCGCGACGTCGTCGCCCTCGGCGCCGACCTGCGCAAGCTCGCCGGGGTACGGGGCGCGCGGGTGACGGCCGACGTGGCGCTGGTGTGGGACTGGGAGTCGTACTGGGCGCTGGAGCTGGAGTGGCGGCCCTCGATCGACCTGGCCTTCCGCGAACGGATGGAGGCGTTCTACGAGGCGCTGTGGCGCGAGCACGTCACGGTGGACTTCGTCCATCCCACGGCTGACCTGTCCCGCTACAAGCTGGTTCTGGTGCCCGGCGCCTACCTGCTGACCGAACGGGCGGCCGCGAATCTGCGCGGATACGTCGAGGCGGGCGGCCACCTGTTCGTGTCCTACT
It contains:
- a CDS encoding carbohydrate ABC transporter permease; amino-acid sequence: MNTTAPRKPDGGRPTGRQRRGRGGAHRVSAAPYLFLTPAVVLFTLFTAVPVGYTVYLSLRKIKVSGLGLGKGSRQEVFVGLDNYVAAIGDAELWAGWLRVLGYGTLVLVVMLGLALLFALLLDSAHVRLARFSRIAIFLPYAVPGVVATLLWGFLYLPSLSPITKVIEIDLLGSGTVVFSMANVAIWGGVGFNMLVLYTTLRAVPRSYYEAARIDGASELQIALRIKIPILTPAIILTTVFSIIATIQVFTEPTALRPLTNTISSTWSPLMKVYRDAFVTGDLYSAAATSIVIAGVSLILSFGFLRVVRNRAFGEG
- a CDS encoding beta-galactosidase translates to MPGYPVLPEGIAYGGDYNPEQWPEEVWHEDVRLMREAGVNLVSLGIFNWGLIEPAEGEYDFSTLDRVIDLLHGAGIFIDLATPTSSPPVWFRNRYPGSRLVDREGRVIAGGSRHSFCPSSPEYAAASARVAERLAERYGEHPAVVMWHVHNEYGWANAACYCETSAEAFRAWLRERHGDIDRLNAAWGTTFWGLTYGSFDEVEPPRLGPAGQLTGLQLDYMRFSVEAHIANFRRERDIIRRHSDRPVTTNFMIPNCKPMDYWRWADEVDVVANDHYLDAARTDPHIELSMAADLTRSVAGGRPWMLMEHSTGAVNWQPRNLAKRPGEMRRNSLAHVARGSDSVMFFQWRASRQGAEKFHSAMVPHAGTDSDIWRDVVALGADLRKLAGVRGARVTADVALVWDWESYWALELEWRPSIDLAFRERMEAFYEALWREHVTVDFVHPTADLSRYKLVLVPGAYLLTERAAANLRGYVEAGGHLFVSYFSGIVDEHDIVHPGPHPGALREVLGLWVEEFHPLPEHGTVTLTGASAAGTPDAADTPGMTGTIWSERVRPAGARTVRAFADGPDAGHPALTRHDLGAGVAWYLATALPGRPADGGLREVLRPVLDDAGVVRPRDLPDTVELVRRGRHAFLINHDDRPVTVPGVTGVAVFDGTRCTGSVTVPPGGVTVVELDEEAR
- a CDS encoding carbohydrate ABC transporter permease, which translates into the protein MAMSAATHRVLRRRGPLGVGPTVILLLGAVYCLFPVSWVVVAATKSRAELFTTAAFAPGTGLLSNIADLAAYRDGVFWLWMLNTILYAGGGALLSTAVSAVSGYALAKYRFPGRNLIFNILIGGVLVPAVVLAIPQYLLFSRIGLADTYWSVLLPQILHPYSIYLARIYATAAVPDSLLEAARIDGAGHWLTLRRVALPLMVPGMVTIFLFQFVAIWNNFLLPFIMLGDDQKFPLTVGLYTLLAAGANQPSLYNLIITGAMISLIPLIALFLTMQRYWRADLSSGSVKA
- a CDS encoding ABC transporter substrate-binding protein codes for the protein MTRTRLAAVTAAMLAVVLAGCSGGSDGSTSSEEENSTSAGPVTLTYWTWAPNMDKIAEVWNAANPDIQVTVNKQAGGDDAAAKFLTAAKAGNPPDLVQAEYQMLPSFVAAEAVADLTEEAASLKGEFSDGLWNLVTLGTDSVYGIPQDSGPMMLYYRKDLFDKYGIEVPKTWEEYAEAARTVRKKDPKVYLGTFSSKDPGSFAGLAQQAGGQWWSISGDAWKVNINDAATTKVAEYWGGLVKEGVIDDQPYFTPEWNKALNDGTLLTWPSAVWAPGTLSTNAPDGKGKWAVAPLPQWNEGENYSGFWGGSSTAVAAKSPHKAAAVKFATWLNTDPEALKLLVEEAAVYPAATKGSEALTEAPEYFENQPDFWKQASEVAATARGFTFGPNVNVAYDAFKNAFDKAVQEKSSFTEALNSVQEAAVADMRNSGFQLAQ